A window from Chryseobacterium vaccae encodes these proteins:
- a CDS encoding 4-alpha-glucanotransferase, producing the protein MKLYFNVGYNAKAGENLQLVTVDEEGTAVQSYTMFYAENGLWKCEVDYFSKTISYKYRLTDGKGNILREEFVQHHLNFPHNYKEFVIFDEWNNKNFPENYLNNKILYNKLNQFVPEKVTVLKKHTHLFRIEAPIYNPDWKIVLFGSTASLGNWNYDKAIHLSQTDFGIWEVSVEIPENEFIQFKYCIYDVKEGKVIDVETGENRFTLANPLEDVLQIVSNHYFRFKGYQMYHDAGVAVPVFSLRSENGFGVGEFSDIKELADWTKETNLGIIQILPINDTTANYSWTDSYPYAAVSVYALHPQYISLESLDFPLPESLVLEYQSEKEALNALDLIDYEKMIEGKWKYLKAVFNAEKDKIYKDRNFKKFIKDNDHWLLPYAAFCVLRDKYKTPNFNEWKTHKKYIAGKIAPFFTSKSKDYDASMLHAWVQYQLHLQLKDAVDYTHKLGISLKGDLPIGIYRYSVEAWTEPELFGMDFQAGAPPDQFTELGQNWEFPTYNWEAMKADDYRWWKNRFKALEQYFDAMRIDHILGFFRIWRMPISAVQGILGYFYPAVPIVTEEFKAWNISFDFNRYCKPFINDKILWDYFGENTTEALKYINHNSDGTYSFKEEFDTQRKISDFFKKNPGSSIEDKLISLCANVLFLTEERNGETVYHPRFNVYNTESYQYLPEWDQKAIYDLYHDYFFRRQDHLWYEKAMEKLPVILNATKMLICGEDLGMVPSCVPVVMDELAIIALKVQRMPSENIPFYNPKNADYMNVVTASSHDSSTLRQWWKEDPALTQKYFNQQLIQYGKAPEEMEAHLAEIIIKQHLYNEAMLAIFPIQEFMATDPELTNKNIDNERINDPAVFPHYWRYRMHLKLKDLKASTNFNEKIKHWIKDSGRM; encoded by the coding sequence ATGAAGCTATACTTTAATGTAGGATATAATGCCAAAGCCGGAGAGAATCTTCAGTTGGTAACCGTAGATGAGGAAGGTACCGCAGTACAATCCTATACAATGTTTTACGCTGAAAACGGATTATGGAAATGTGAAGTAGATTATTTTTCAAAGACCATATCGTACAAGTATCGGCTTACAGATGGGAAAGGTAATATTCTGAGGGAGGAATTTGTACAGCATCATCTTAATTTCCCTCACAACTATAAAGAGTTTGTGATTTTTGACGAATGGAATAATAAAAATTTCCCTGAAAATTACTTAAACAATAAGATTCTTTATAACAAGCTTAATCAGTTTGTTCCTGAAAAAGTGACCGTTCTGAAAAAGCATACCCATCTTTTCAGAATTGAGGCACCCATCTATAATCCGGACTGGAAAATTGTACTCTTTGGAAGTACAGCCTCACTTGGAAACTGGAATTATGATAAAGCTATTCATCTTTCACAGACCGATTTCGGAATTTGGGAAGTCTCTGTTGAAATCCCTGAAAATGAATTTATTCAATTCAAATACTGTATTTATGATGTTAAAGAAGGAAAAGTAATTGATGTAGAAACAGGAGAAAACAGGTTTACGCTGGCTAATCCTTTGGAAGATGTTCTTCAGATAGTTTCCAATCATTATTTCAGATTTAAAGGATATCAGATGTATCATGATGCGGGAGTAGCCGTTCCTGTGTTTTCTCTGAGAAGCGAAAATGGTTTTGGAGTAGGGGAATTTTCTGATATTAAAGAGCTGGCAGACTGGACAAAGGAAACCAATCTGGGAATTATCCAGATTCTGCCAATCAATGATACTACAGCTAATTATTCCTGGACGGATTCTTATCCTTATGCAGCTGTTTCTGTGTATGCACTTCATCCGCAGTATATTTCATTGGAAAGCCTTGATTTCCCTTTACCGGAATCTTTAGTTTTAGAGTATCAGTCTGAAAAAGAAGCTTTAAATGCCCTTGATCTGATTGATTATGAGAAAATGATTGAAGGCAAATGGAAATATCTAAAAGCGGTTTTTAACGCAGAAAAAGATAAGATTTATAAAGACCGGAATTTTAAGAAGTTTATAAAAGATAATGATCATTGGCTTCTTCCTTACGCCGCTTTCTGTGTGCTTCGGGATAAATATAAAACTCCGAATTTCAACGAATGGAAAACCCATAAAAAATATATTGCAGGGAAAATAGCTCCGTTTTTCACCAGCAAGAGCAAAGATTATGATGCTTCAATGCTTCATGCATGGGTACAGTATCAGCTTCATTTGCAGTTGAAAGATGCTGTGGATTATACCCATAAATTGGGGATTTCGTTAAAAGGCGATCTTCCAATCGGTATTTACAGGTATTCTGTAGAAGCATGGACAGAACCGGAATTGTTTGGAATGGATTTCCAGGCAGGAGCACCACCAGATCAATTTACAGAATTAGGACAGAACTGGGAATTCCCAACGTATAACTGGGAAGCTATGAAGGCCGATGATTACAGATGGTGGAAAAATCGTTTCAAAGCATTGGAACAATATTTTGATGCGATGAGAATTGATCATATCTTGGGCTTTTTCAGAATATGGAGAATGCCGATCTCCGCTGTGCAAGGAATTTTGGGATATTTTTATCCGGCAGTTCCTATCGTTACAGAAGAATTTAAGGCATGGAATATCTCATTTGATTTTAACCGATACTGTAAACCATTTATCAATGACAAGATCCTGTGGGATTACTTTGGTGAAAATACCACTGAAGCATTAAAATATATTAACCATAATAGTGACGGAACCTATTCATTTAAAGAAGAATTTGATACTCAAAGAAAAATATCCGATTTTTTTAAAAAGAATCCTGGAAGCTCAATAGAAGATAAGCTTATTTCACTATGTGCGAATGTATTGTTTCTTACTGAAGAGAGAAACGGAGAAACGGTTTATCACCCGAGATTTAATGTTTATAACACAGAGTCTTACCAATACCTGCCTGAATGGGATCAGAAAGCAATTTATGACTTGTATCACGACTATTTCTTCAGAAGACAGGACCATCTTTGGTATGAGAAAGCCATGGAAAAACTTCCGGTTATCCTGAATGCAACCAAGATGCTGATCTGTGGAGAAGACCTTGGAATGGTACCTTCCTGTGTACCTGTTGTCATGGATGAACTGGCTATTATCGCCCTGAAAGTGCAACGCATGCCTTCTGAAAATATTCCGTTTTATAATCCTAAAAATGCAGATTATATGAACGTGGTAACTGCTTCTTCCCATGACAGCTCTACTTTACGGCAATGGTGGAAGGAAGATCCTGCTTTGACACAGAAATACTTTAATCAACAGCTGATTCAGTATGGAAAAGCCCCTGAAGAAATGGAGGCACATCTGGCGGAAATCATCATAAAGCAACATCTTTACAATGAGGCGATGCTGGCTATTTTCCCAATTCAGGAATTTATGGCAACAGATCCGGAGCTGACAAACAAAAATATAGATAACGAAAGAATTAACGACCCTGCCGTATTTCCACATTACTGGCGTTACAGGATGCATCTGAAACTGAAAGATCTCAAAGCCAGCACAAACTTCAATGAAAAGATAAAACATTGGATAAAAGATAGTGGTAGAATGTAA